In Streptomyces sp. TLI_146, the genomic stretch CACACCGCTGGGCGGACGCGTTCACGCGCTGCTGCACGGACGTGCTGGGCGGGACCGGCGACACCCGGATCGGGGTGCACGGGCTCGGCGCGGACGCGGAGTTCCTGCGCCGCCGCTCGCACGAGCCGGACGTCGAGGAGCGGATGGCCGCGCTGCGGGAGGAGATCGGCGCGGGCCGCCGGACGATCGTGCGGGTCGACCGCACGGAGCTGTCGAAGAACATCGTGCGGGGGCTGCTGGCATACCGGCAGCTGCTCGACGAGCGGCCCGAGTGGCGCGAGCGGGTGGTGCACGTGGCCTTCGCGTACCCCTCGCGGCAGGACCTGGCGGTGTACCGGGAGTACACGGCGGAGGTGGCGCGGGTGGCCGACGCGATCAACTCGGCGTACGGGACCGATGACTGGACCCCGGTCGTCCTCCACGTCAAGGACGACTTCGCACGGTCGCTCGCGGCGTACCGGCTGGCGGACGTGGCCCTGGTGAACCCCATCCGGGACGGCATGAACCTGGTGGCCAAGGAGGTCCCGGTCGTCTCGGACGAGGGGTGCGCCCTGGTCCTGTCGCGGGAGGCGGGGGCGTGGGAGGAGCTGGGGGCGGATGCGGTGGTGGTGAACCCGTATGACGTGTCCGGGACGGCGTCCGCGTTGCACGAGGCGCTGTCGATGGCGCCGGAGGAGCGGGGGGCGCGCTCCAAGCGGCTTGCCGCTGCGGCGACTGCGTTGCCGCCGCAGCGGTGGTTCTTGGAGCAGTTGGAGGCGCTGCGGTCGGGTGGTTGATTCCCCCACCCCGCCCCTTCCCGAAAGCCTCCGGCGGGTGTCGTTCGTCTGCGGACCGTGCTGGGTTGCTCGCGCAGTTCCCCGCGCCCCTGGGTAGTCAGGGGCGCGGGGAACTGCGCGACCAGCCACCCACGGTCCGCAGACGAACGGGTCCCTCGGAGAGTTTCGGGAAGGGGTGGGGTGGGGGCTCTAAAGGCAGGCCGCCAAGGCCGACAGGAGCGACACCACTCCCACCGGGCCCGGGACCCGCACATCCGCCCGCTCCGACACCTCCGGCACCTCCGAAGACCCGCTGCACACCAGCAGCCCCGGCACCCCGTCCGAACGAAGCTTCTCCACCGCACCGAACGCGGGCAGATCGCCGAGGTCGTCACCGGCGTACAGCACGGACCCCGCCCCCACCTCCCGCAGGTACTCCGCCAGCGCCACCCCCTTGTCCATCCCGGGCGGGCGCAGCTCCAGGACCATACGGCCGGGCTCAAGGATGAGGCCGTGGCGGGTGGCGAGGGCGGCGAGCGGGTCGCGCAGCGCGGCGTACGCGGCCGAGGGGTCCGTGGCCCGCCGCGTATGGACCGCGACGGCCTGCCCCTTCTCCTCGATCCAGGTGCCCCGCCAGGCCCCGTGCGCGTCCAGGACACCCGGCAGCTCGGCCCGGGCGGCCGTGACCCCGGGGTGCGGCGCGGGCGCGTGGACCGTCCCGGTCACCGCGTCCCAGCGCTCGGCGCCGTAGTGGCCGAGCACCACCAGGTGCTCCAGGCCGGGAACGCCCGCGAACCCCCCGTACCGTACGGCCACACCCGCCGGACGCCCCGTGATCACCGCGACCGAGGCGACCTTCGGGGCGAGGGCGGCGAGGGCGGGGACGGCGCCGGGGTGGGCGCGCGCCTGCTCGGGGTCGGGGACGATCTCGGCGAGCGTCCCGTCGAAGTCGAGGGCGATCACGGCCCGCTCGGGCGCGGCCAGGATCGCGGCCAGCGCCTCGCGTCCGGCGGAGGTGGCAGGGGTCGGCAGGGGGTGCGGTTGGCTGCCCATGTCACGACCCTAGCGGCGCGGGGCGGATCACAGCCATGGCGGGGAGGGCGGTTATGCGCGGCGCTCGCGCTGGGCCTCGCGTATCCGGCGCAGCCGGTTCACCGTGACCGGGTCGTGGGCCAGCGCCCGCTCGTCGTCGAGCAGGGCGTTGAGGAGCTGGTAGTAGTGCGTCGGCGAGATCCCCAGCCGCTCCCGTACGGCCCGCTCCTTGGCCCCGGGCCCGGCCCAGGACCGCCGCTCAATGGCCAACACGGCCCGAGCCCGCTCACTCAGCCCGCCCTCGTCGTGGTCAGTCATACAACCCAACGTATCGCCCCCCTGCGGGGCGCCCAGGGGATTGCCGCGCAGCGGCATCCAAGGGGCGCGGGGAACTGCGCGACCAGTCGGGGACGGCCCGCAGACAAACCCCGGGCAGAACTACTCCGCGTTCTCCGCCTCCGTGGCCACCTTCGCGATCCCCTCCAGCACCGACCGAGGGTCCCCCTCCGGCGACACCGCCCCGCCGATCCGCTTCTTGATCGTCTCGCTCACCTTCGGCCACGACGTCTTGCCGACCGGCGGCAGCTCCGACGTCGACAGCGCGGCCAGGAACTCCTTGAGCTCCGGGTGCTTGCCGTTGTTCTGCATCGCCTGCGACGCCGTACGGGTCGCGGGCAGCAGGGCGTACTTGTCCGCGAACGCCAGCACGTTCTGGTCGTTGAACGTGAAGTCCAGGAACTTCCCGATCTCCTCGCGGTGGCCGTTCTGCTTGAAGCCCATGATCCAGTCGGCCACGCCCATCGACGCCTTGGCCTTGCCCTCGGTGCCGGGCAGCGGGACCATCCCGTACTTCACGCCCTTCTTCTTGGCCTGCTCCATCAGCGACGGGTGGCCGTTGAGCATGCCGACCTCGCCCTTGGCGAACGCGTCGAAGGCCGCCTGGCGGTTGAGCTTCGCCGGGGCGACGGGGCCGGTCAGGCCCTCCTCGACCAGGTTCTTCTTCAGCCAGTTGAAGGTCTTGATGTTCTCGGGCGAGTCGATGTCGTACCCGGAGATCTGGTTGACGTACGAGCCGCCGCCGCTCAGCATCCACATCATCGTCTCGGCCTGGGCCTCCTCGCTGCCCAGCGGCAGCGCGAACGGGGTCTTGACCCCCTTGGCCTTCAGCGCCTTGGCGTCGGCCGCCAGCTGCGCCCATGTCTGCGGCGGCTTGATGTGCGCCTTGTCGAAGAGCGTCTGGTTGTAGAACAGCAGGCGCGTGGAGGCGACGAACGGGATGCCGTACTGGACGCGCTTCATCTCGCCCGCGTCCGCCAGCGGCGCCAGGAAGTTCGCCTGGACGGGGATGGAGAGCACCTGGTCGACGGAGTAGAGCTTGCCGGCCGCCGCGTAGTCGGAGTACGCGCCGATCTGCGCGATGTCGGGGGCCTTGCCCGCCTTCACCATCTCCGCGACCTTGGCGTCGACGACGTCCCACGAGTAGACGGAGACGTCGACCTTGACGCCGGGGTTCTTCTTCTCGAAGTCGGCGACGACGTCGTGCCAGTACGCCTTGGTGCTGCTGCCGCCCGCGATGTCGTAGTCGGCGGCGACCAGCTTGAGGGTGACGCTGCCGGAGCCGCTGTCGCTGCCGCAGCCGGTCAGGCCCACGGCCGCCATGCCGAGTGCGGCGACCGCCGCCGTCAGACCAATGAAGCGCCGCTGCTGCACGTGCTCTGTCCCACCCTCGTTGTTCGCCAGTCGGTCCCCCGTGAACGTCCTGTTCGCAACGTCCTGTCTACATGAGCTGCGATCTTCTCTTGCGGCCGGGGCTGAGGTCTACACCAGTTGGGTATCACTTCCGCAACTTCTGCCGCCGCCGCCCCACCCGTACGGCCGTATTCCGGGCGGCACTTGGGAAAACGCTTACCCGCCGCCCGGTGAGTGGACTAGACCTTTCATGGGTGAACGCGCGAGACTGTCCCCCGTGAGACACGTCATCGCCCTGGATGTGGGCGGCACCGGGATGAAAGCCGCCCTCATCGGGGTGGACGGCGGCCTGCTGTACGAGGCGCGCAGGCCCACCGGCCGCGAGCGCGGCCCCGAGGCCGTCGTCGAGAGCATCCTCGACTTCGCCGCCGAGCTGCGGACGTACGGCGAGGAGCACCTCGGCGAGAGCGCCGTGGCGGCCGGCGTCGCCGTGCCCGGCATCGTCGACGCCGAGAACGGCATCGCGGTCTACGCGGCCAACCTGGGCTGGCGCGACGTCCCCATGCGGCGGCTGCTGAGCGAGCGGCTCGACGGCGTGCCCGTCGCCCTCGGCCACGACGTGCGCACCGGCGGCCTCGCCGAGGGCCGGATCGGCGCGGGCAAGGGCGCCGACCGCTTCCTGTTCATCCCGCTCGGCACCGGCATCGCCGGGGCCATCGGCATCGACGGCCGCATCGAGCCGGGCGCCCACGGCTACGCGGGCGAGATCGGCCACATCGTGGTGCGCCCCGGCGGCATCCCCTGCGGCTGCGGCCAGCGCGGCTGCCTGGAGCGCCTCGCCTCCGCCTCCGCCGTCACCCAGGCGTGGGCCGAGGCCAGCGGCGACCCGGACGCGGACGCGGCCGACTGCGCCAAGGCCGTCGAGTCCGGCGACCCGGCGGCGCGCGCCGTGTGGCGGAACGCCGTGGACGCGCTCGCGGACGGCCTGGTCACCGCGCTCACCCTGCTCGACCCCCGCACCCTGATCATCGGTGGCGGACTCGCCGAAGCGGGGGAAACCTTGTTCGTACCGCTGCGGGCGGCCGTCGAGGAGCGCGTCACGTTCCAGAAGCTGCCCGCGATCGTCCCGGCGGCCCTCGGCGACACGGCGGGCTGCCTGGGCGCGGGCCTGCTCGCCTGGGACCTGCTCGACACCGCCGCCCCCTCGTCCGGCTCCTCTTCGTCCGGCACCGACGCCGGTCCCACCCACTCCTCGGAGGTAACCGCCTGATGGCCACCAGCAAGGTCCTCTCCGGCGCCCGCGTCGTCCTGCCGACCGGGGTCGTCGAGAACGGACGCGTGATCGTCGAGGGCGGGAAGATCGCCGGAAGCGCGCCCGAGGCCGCCGAGCGCGTCGACCTCACCGGCCACTGGGTGGTCCCCGGCTTCGTCGACATGCACGTGCACGGCGGCGGCGGCGCCTCCTTCACCAACGGCACGGTCGACGACGTCCTCAAGGGCGTCCACACCCACCGCCTGCACGGCACCACCACCATGGTCGCCTCCACCGTCACCGGCGAGATGGATTTCCTCGCCCAGCGGGCCGGGCTGCTCTCCGAGCTGGTCGAGCAGGGCGACCTGGCGGGCATCCACTTCGAGGGCCCGTTCATCTCGCCGTGCCGCAAGGGCGCCCACAGCGAGGACCTGCTGCGCCACCCGGACCCGGCCGAGGTCCGCAAGCTGATGGACGCGGCCCGGGGCACCGCCAAGATGTTCACGCTCGCCACCGAGCTCCCCGGCGGCCTGGACTCCGTACGGCTGCTCGCCGAGCACGGCGTGATCGCCGCCATCGGCCACACCGACGCCACGTACGAGCAGACCGTCGAGGCGATCGACGCGGGCGCCACCGTCGCCACCCACCTCTACAACGCGATGCCCGCGCTCGGCCACCGCGCGCCCGGCCCGATCGCCGCCCTCCTGGAGGACGAGCGGATCACCGTCGAGCTGATCAACGACGGCACGCACCTGCACCCCGCCTCCCTCGAACTCGCCTTCCACCACAAGGGCGCCGACCGGGTCGCGTTCATCACGGACGCCATGGACGCGGCCGGGTTCGGGGACGGGCTCTACCACCTCGGCCCGCTGGAGGTCGAGGTCAAGGAGGGGGTCGCCCGGCTCGTCGAGGGCGGCTCCATCGCGGGCTCGACCCTCACCCTGGACCGCGCGTTGCGGCGCGCGGTGACCGTCGACGGCCTCCCCGTCGAGGACGCCGTCCGCGCGCTCAGCGCCAACCCGGCGCGGCTGCTCGGCGTGTACGACAAGGTCGGCTCGCTGGAGCCGGGCAAGGACGCGGACCTGGTGGTCCTGGACGAGGCGTTCGCGCTCAAGGGCGTGATGCGGCGCGGCGAGTGGATCGTGGCGCTTTAGCCCCTACGGCTGGACGGTGGCCGGATTCCGGGGCTGTGGGGTCTGGGCCGGCCACCGTCCGTTTGGCATGATCACCTCGTGATCCTGACCGTCACGCTGAACACGGCACTCGACCTCACCTACCGGGTCCCGGAGCTCGTCCCGCACGCCAGTCACCGCGTGGACGAGGTCACCGAGCGCCCCGGCGGCAAGGGCATCAACGTCGCCCGGGTGCTGGCCGCGCTCGGCCACGAGAGCGTCGTCACGGGCTTCGCGGGCGGCCGCACCGGCGCGGTGCTGCGCGAACTGCTCGCCCCGCTCGCGCCCGTCGACGCGCTGGTCCCGGTCGCCGGGACCACCCGCCGCACGATCGCGGTCGTGGACGCGGCCACCGGCGACACCACCCAGCTCAACGAGCCGGGCCCGCAGATCACGGCCGACGAGTGGGAGGCGTTCCTCACGGCGTACGAGCCGCTGCTGCGCGAGGCGGACGCGGTGGCGCTCTGCGGCAGCCTGCCGCCCGGGGTCCCGGTCGGCGCCTACGCGGACCTCGTACGCCGGGCCCGCACCGCGGGCGTCCCCGTACTCCTGGACACCAGCGGCGAGCCCCTGCGGCGCGGCCTGGCGGCCCGCCCCGACCTGATCAAGCCGAACGCCGACGAACTGGCCCGCCTCACCGGCTCCCGCGAACCCCTGCGCGCGGCCCGCGACGCCCGCCGCCGAGGCGCCCACGCGGTGGTCGCCTCGCTGGGCCCCGAGGGCCTGGTGGCGGTCACCCCGGACGGCACCTGGCAGGCCACCCCGCCGTCCCCGGTCCGCGGCAACCCCACGGGCGCGGGCGACTCGGCGGTGGCGGCCCTGCTGTCCTCCCTGGTGGAGAACCTGCCGTGGCCGGACCGCCTCACCCGGGCGGTGGCCCTGTCGGCGGCGACGGTACTGGCACCGGTGGCGGGAGAGTACGACGCGGGGGCGTACGAGGAACTGCTCACCGGGGTACGGGTGAACGCCCTGACGGGCTAGCGGGCCGGGGATTGCCGCGCAGCGGCATCCAAGGGGCGCGGGGAACTGCGCGACCAGCCACCCACCGGCCCGCAGACAAATCCCCGGCCGACTAGTACTGCTTCTTCGTCTTGCTGATCTCGACCCAGTCGAACACCGCATCGCACTGGTTCCCCTGCTCGCAGGAGAACTTGATGGTGTTCTGCCCCTGCTTGAGGGTGACCTGCGTCCAGGTGGTCTGCCAGTTCTTCTCCAGGTTGGGGTCCGAGCTCCCTATGAAGTTCCCCAGCCGGACCGGCTGCGCGTTGGGCTTGCCGTTGACCGTGACCGTGGCGTTCGCCTCCTTCGCGGGGTTGGCGTACCGCACGTAGAGGTAGTAGCCCCCGGAGGACGGCAGATCGGCCTGCCAGGTCAGGGACGCGCCGATCTGGTTGAAGCCGTTGACGTACGCCCCGTCCGTGCCCTGCGCGCCCTTGACGTCCTTGGCCAGCACCGCGCCGCCGCCCAGCTTCAGCGTCGCCGCGTCCTGCTTGGGGAGCTCCTGCGCCGCGGGGGACGCCGAGTCGGAGGGCTTCTGGGACGGCTGCTGCGAGGTGCCCGTGGAGCCGCCGCCCGACGGCTTGCCCGCGTCGTCGTCCTTCTTGCCGTCGCCGTTGGTGGCGAGCGCCACACCGATGCCGATGACGACCGCCGCGACCACCGCGACCGCGCCGATCAGCAGCCCCTTGGTGTTGGGGCCGCGGCTGCCGCGCCCGCCGCCGCCGTCGGCCGGGGGCGCGGGCCGGTGGGGGCCGCCGCCGTAGGTCTCGGGCGCCGCGTACTGGGCGGTGGGCTGCCCGTACTGCTGCGGCTGCTGTCCGTAAGGAGCCTGCGGCTGGCCGTACTGCTGCTGCGGGACCTGCCCGTACTGGCGCTCGCCGACCGTCCGCACCTGGTTGTACGAGGTTCTGGGCACGCCGGGCTGGTGCGGGGCACTCGGGCCCGGGTAGCCGTAGCCACCGGAGCGGGGCGGGGTGGCGCCGGAGGCCTGACCGTCCTCGTACAGATAGCCGAACGGATCGTCGTCCTCGGGCGTGCTCGCGCCGTTGTTGCCGGGCGTCATCCGGGGTCACTCCTCACTGTTCGCCAGCCGTCGCCGACCGGCCGAGCCTACCCCGAACGGCCGACACCATGGCCGCGACCTCGTCCCGGAGCCCGGGGACCGGCCGGGGCGCACAAGAGCAGGCGGCGGCTATCCGGCCCGCCGGTGGACCTTCGCCCGCGACCGCTTCTCGATGTACATCCGCTGGTCGGCGGAGCGCAGCACCTCTTCGACGGACATCCCGCAGCTGGCCCAGCCGATGCCGAAACTCGCCCCGACCCGGACCGCCCGGCCGTCCACCCGGATCGGCGGGATGATCGCGTTGCGCAGCCGGACGGCGAGGTCGGCCGCGTCGGCCGCGCCCAGGCCGTCGGCGAGGACGACGAACTCGTCGCCGCCGAGCCGGGCGACCGTGTCCCCGTCCCGTACGCCGGTGGTGAGCCGGCGCGCGACCTCGATGAGGACGGCGTCGCCGGTGTTGTGGCCGAACCGGTCGTTGATCGACTTGAAGCCGTCGAGGTCGCAGAAGAGGACCGCGAGGCCCTTGGTGCCGTCGTCGACGTCGCCCTCGGGGGCGGTCATGTGCACATGGTGGTCGAAGGGGCCGCCGCCCGGCACCGGGTCGAAGTCGAAGCCGCCGGGGGCGCAGACCGCGTGCCCCGGGGTCTCGCCGCGCCCGTCGTGCACCGCTCCGTACGCCGCGTCCAGCGCCTCCACGGCGGTCGCGCCCACCGCGTACGGCCGCTGGCAGAGGCGGGCGGAGAGCCGGGCGCGCAGTTCGGCGCTGTTGGGCAGGCCGGTGAGCGAGTCGTGCGAGGCGCGGTGGGCGAGCTGGAGCTCGTGCCGCTTGCGCTCCTCTATGTCCTCGACATGGGTGAGCAGAAAACGGGGACCGTCGGCGGTATCGGCGACGACGGAATTGCGCAGCGACACCCAGACGTACGAGCCGTCGCGCCGCCCGAGCCGCAGCTCAGCGCGGCCGCCCTCGGCCGAGGTGCGCAGCAGGAGCCCGATGTCCTCGGGGTGGACGAGGTCCGCGAACGAGTAGCGGCGCATCACGGCGGCGGGCCGGCCGAGCAGCCGACAGAGCGCGTCGTTGGTGCGCAGCAGACGTCCGTGCTGGTCACCGCCCATTTCGGCGATGGCCATGCCGGACGGCGCGTACTCGAAGGCCTGCCGAAAGCTCTCCTCGCTGGCCCGCAGCGCCTGCTGCTCCCGCTCCAGGCGGACGAGCGCGCGCTGCATGTTTGCGCGAAGCCGGGCGTTGCTGATCGCAATGGCGGACTGGGAGGCGTACATCTGAAGCGCTTCGCGCCCCCACGCGCCGGGGCGCCGCCCGTTGCGCGGCTTGTCGACGGAAATGACGCCGAGGAGCTCCCGCCCGCCGCCCGAGGCGTACATCGGCGCGTAGAGGCGGTCCTGGGGGTGCCACTCGTCCTCGAAGCGCGGCTCGGGCCCTTCGGTGTACCACTGCGGAACGTCGTCCTCCAGGAGCACCCAGCCCTCGGTGTGCGGGATGAACCGCAGGTCGCCCCAGCCCTCGCCCATGGTGAGCCGCCGCTCCCAGGAGGCGCGGGAGCCGACCCGGCCGGTGATCAGCGCCTCGGCGGCGGCGTTCCCGGCGAAGGCGGCGACGACGAGGTCGCCGTCAGGGCGTACGAGGTTGACGCAGGCCAGTTCGTAGCCGAGCCCGGCGATGACGCCGTCGGCGACGGTCTGCAGCGTGTCCGCCAGGCTGCGGGCCGTGTTCAGGTCGGTGACCACCTGATGCAGCTGCCGCAGGGTCGCAAGACGGACGTACGGCTCCGACTCGGTCTCCATTGCTCGCTCTCCCCGAGACCTCGACAGCAACTCCAGGATCCTGATTCGGCGCGCTTCTTCTCCGGCTTCCGGCCCGGCTTCCGACTTCCCTGTGGGCGCTTTTCGTGCAGCGTCCCCGTCACTGAATCACAGCGAGCTGCCCACTCGGTACACAGGGTCAACAATTACTGCGCTCTGTGACTCAAGTCACACGGGGTGATGACAGGCGGCCCCCAGGGGGTGGGAGCGCTCCGCGAAATTCCGGAATGCAAACAGGCATTAATGCCGGTTTTTGGGGGCGGGGTGGGGGTGTGGCGGGGGCTTCTGGGGCGGCGGAGTTTGCACCGCACGCGGTGTGCTCGTGCCTGGTCCTAGGACTCTTCTGGTCCCAGGGCACGATGTGCGGCGTTGACCCGGAGACTAGCGTTCTGTACGTGTTGCAGACAGACGTTCTCCGTGCTCTTCCCACCCTGCCGTCGCACAGCCCCCATGCTGAGGGGGTGAGCAATGACGAATTCCGCGCCGCGATGTCCCGGCTGGCGGGCGGGGTGGTGCTGGTGACCGCCCACGACGAGGACGCGGGCCCGCGCGGTGAGGACGTCGGTATGACGGCCACGGCGTTCCTGTCCGTGTCCATCGATCCGCCGCTTGTCCTGGTGAGCGTACGGAACGGCTCCCGCATGGACGACCTGCTCGCCGAGCAGCCCCTGTGGGCGGTCTCGGTCCTCTCCGAGAGCCAGCG encodes the following:
- a CDS encoding ROK family protein produces the protein MRHVIALDVGGTGMKAALIGVDGGLLYEARRPTGRERGPEAVVESILDFAAELRTYGEEHLGESAVAAGVAVPGIVDAENGIAVYAANLGWRDVPMRRLLSERLDGVPVALGHDVRTGGLAEGRIGAGKGADRFLFIPLGTGIAGAIGIDGRIEPGAHGYAGEIGHIVVRPGGIPCGCGQRGCLERLASASAVTQAWAEASGDPDADAADCAKAVESGDPAARAVWRNAVDALADGLVTALTLLDPRTLIIGGGLAEAGETLFVPLRAAVEERVTFQKLPAIVPAALGDTAGCLGAGLLAWDLLDTAAPSSGSSSSGTDAGPTHSSEVTA
- a CDS encoding CBM35 domain-containing protein, which encodes MTPGNNGASTPEDDDPFGYLYEDGQASGATPPRSGGYGYPGPSAPHQPGVPRTSYNQVRTVGERQYGQVPQQQYGQPQAPYGQQPQQYGQPTAQYAAPETYGGGPHRPAPPADGGGGRGSRGPNTKGLLIGAVAVVAAVVIGIGVALATNGDGKKDDDAGKPSGGGSTGTSQQPSQKPSDSASPAAQELPKQDAATLKLGGGAVLAKDVKGAQGTDGAYVNGFNQIGASLTWQADLPSSGGYYLYVRYANPAKEANATVTVNGKPNAQPVRLGNFIGSSDPNLEKNWQTTWTQVTLKQGQNTIKFSCEQGNQCDAVFDWVEISKTKKQY
- a CDS encoding extracellular solute-binding protein, yielding MAAVGLTGCGSDSGSGSVTLKLVAADYDIAGGSSTKAYWHDVVADFEKKNPGVKVDVSVYSWDVVDAKVAEMVKAGKAPDIAQIGAYSDYAAAGKLYSVDQVLSIPVQANFLAPLADAGEMKRVQYGIPFVASTRLLFYNQTLFDKAHIKPPQTWAQLAADAKALKAKGVKTPFALPLGSEEAQAETMMWMLSGGGSYVNQISGYDIDSPENIKTFNWLKKNLVEEGLTGPVAPAKLNRQAAFDAFAKGEVGMLNGHPSLMEQAKKKGVKYGMVPLPGTEGKAKASMGVADWIMGFKQNGHREEIGKFLDFTFNDQNVLAFADKYALLPATRTASQAMQNNGKHPELKEFLAALSTSELPPVGKTSWPKVSETIKKRIGGAVSPEGDPRSVLEGIAKVATEAENAE
- a CDS encoding 1-phosphofructokinase family hexose kinase; protein product: MILTVTLNTALDLTYRVPELVPHASHRVDEVTERPGGKGINVARVLAALGHESVVTGFAGGRTGAVLRELLAPLAPVDALVPVAGTTRRTIAVVDAATGDTTQLNEPGPQITADEWEAFLTAYEPLLREADAVALCGSLPPGVPVGAYADLVRRARTAGVPVLLDTSGEPLRRGLAARPDLIKPNADELARLTGSREPLRAARDARRRGAHAVVASLGPEGLVAVTPDGTWQATPPSPVRGNPTGAGDSAVAALLSSLVENLPWPDRLTRAVALSAATVLAPVAGEYDAGAYEELLTGVRVNALTG
- the cdgB gene encoding diguanylate cyclase CdgB, which codes for METESEPYVRLATLRQLHQVVTDLNTARSLADTLQTVADGVIAGLGYELACVNLVRPDGDLVVAAFAGNAAAEALITGRVGSRASWERRLTMGEGWGDLRFIPHTEGWVLLEDDVPQWYTEGPEPRFEDEWHPQDRLYAPMYASGGGRELLGVISVDKPRNGRRPGAWGREALQMYASQSAIAISNARLRANMQRALVRLEREQQALRASEESFRQAFEYAPSGMAIAEMGGDQHGRLLRTNDALCRLLGRPAAVMRRYSFADLVHPEDIGLLLRTSAEGGRAELRLGRRDGSYVWVSLRNSVVADTADGPRFLLTHVEDIEERKRHELQLAHRASHDSLTGLPNSAELRARLSARLCQRPYAVGATAVEALDAAYGAVHDGRGETPGHAVCAPGGFDFDPVPGGGPFDHHVHMTAPEGDVDDGTKGLAVLFCDLDGFKSINDRFGHNTGDAVLIEVARRLTTGVRDGDTVARLGGDEFVVLADGLGAADAADLAVRLRNAIIPPIRVDGRAVRVGASFGIGWASCGMSVEEVLRSADQRMYIEKRSRAKVHRRAG
- a CDS encoding DUF3263 domain-containing protein, producing MTDHDEGGLSERARAVLAIERRSWAGPGAKERAVRERLGISPTHYYQLLNALLDDERALAHDPVTVNRLRRIREAQRERRA
- the nagA gene encoding N-acetylglucosamine-6-phosphate deacetylase — its product is MATSKVLSGARVVLPTGVVENGRVIVEGGKIAGSAPEAAERVDLTGHWVVPGFVDMHVHGGGGASFTNGTVDDVLKGVHTHRLHGTTTMVASTVTGEMDFLAQRAGLLSELVEQGDLAGIHFEGPFISPCRKGAHSEDLLRHPDPAEVRKLMDAARGTAKMFTLATELPGGLDSVRLLAEHGVIAAIGHTDATYEQTVEAIDAGATVATHLYNAMPALGHRAPGPIAALLEDERITVELINDGTHLHPASLELAFHHKGADRVAFITDAMDAAGFGDGLYHLGPLEVEVKEGVARLVEGGSIAGSTLTLDRALRRAVTVDGLPVEDAVRALSANPARLLGVYDKVGSLEPGKDADLVVLDEAFALKGVMRRGEWIVAL
- a CDS encoding trehalose-6-phosphate synthase, with translation MVSARAAQVLVASNRGPVSYALGADGTLTSRRGGGGLVSGLSAIGSEANALWVCSALGDGDREAVRRGVGEPGVRMLDIDAGTHADAYNGIANSVLWFVHHMLYQTPLEPVFDAEFRRQWGAYETYNRAFAQALAQEAADGASVVVQDYHLALVPGLLRELRPDLRIGHFSHTPWAPPEYFRMLPDDVAEQLLRGMLGADRLGFLTHRWADAFTRCCTDVLGGTGDTRIGVHGLGADAEFLRRRSHEPDVEERMAALREEIGAGRRTIVRVDRTELSKNIVRGLLAYRQLLDERPEWRERVVHVAFAYPSRQDLAVYREYTAEVARVADAINSAYGTDDWTPVVLHVKDDFARSLAAYRLADVALVNPIRDGMNLVAKEVPVVSDEGCALVLSREAGAWEELGADAVVVNPYDVSGTASALHEALSMAPEERGARSKRLAAAATALPPQRWFLEQLEALRSGG
- the otsB gene encoding trehalose-phosphatase gives rise to the protein MGSQPHPLPTPATSAGREALAAILAAPERAVIALDFDGTLAEIVPDPEQARAHPGAVPALAALAPKVASVAVITGRPAGVAVRYGGFAGVPGLEHLVVLGHYGAERWDAVTGTVHAPAPHPGVTAARAELPGVLDAHGAWRGTWIEEKGQAVAVHTRRATDPSAAYAALRDPLAALATRHGLILEPGRMVLELRPPGMDKGVALAEYLREVGAGSVLYAGDDLGDLPAFGAVEKLRSDGVPGLLVCSGSSEVPEVSERADVRVPGPVGVVSLLSALAACL